Genomic segment of bacterium:
CAACGTCTTCGTAGCCGACCACAACGACCGCGTCCAATATTTCACCGCGAGCGGCTCGTTCTTAGGTAAATTGGGAACGTCGGGGTCGGGCAACGGCCAATTCAATAGCCCCGCCGACGTGGCCTTTTCAGCGAAGGACGCCCGCCTTTACGTCGCGGACTACAATAACCACCGCATCCAATATTTCGTGGACGAAGAGCAGTTCGCCGTCTCGCCCACGTCGCTGGGCCGCGTGAAGGCGTTGTTCCGGTAGGGGCGCGCGGCTGTGCGTATGGCAAGGGGCTTAAGCCCCTTGTCGTCGGGGCCGGCCTTCGGGTCGGCCTCTTTTGTTAGAATTATAGAAACTTTTGTGTTATGGTTAATTTAAAGGGGTAGTAAGCCCGAGGAGGTAAAGGGAAATGAATAAGCTCGCCATAACTACGGCCGCGGCGCTCGGCGCGCTGGCGGCCGTTTGCGCTTGGGGCGGATGGGTGTACGAGGGGGAGTGGCGTTCCCCCAGCGCGGGTTGTAGTTTAGCCGTAGCTCCGAGCGGTGACGTCTACGTTGTAGGGGGCTATTACGATGGCCGGATACGATGCTTCGATCGCAACGGGTCGTTTAAAGGCTTATGGGGGGGCAGAGGTACAGGGAACGGCCAGTTCGAAAGACCTTGGGGTATCACGGTCGGTCCCGACGGTAAGGTCTACGTCGTAGACCATGATAATAACCGCGTTCAATATTTTACGCGAAACGGTTCCTTTTTAGGGAAGTGGGGTCAATTTGGGAGGGGCAACGGCGAGTTAATTAGACCTTGCGGTATAACCAGCGCGCCGGACGGAACGGTATACGTAGCGGACGAGGGTAACGAAAGAATTCAACGTTTTACGGCTACCGGGTCATTTATAGGGAAATGGGGCTACATCGGCTTCGGTCCGGGTGAATTTTACTATCCTTACGACGTTGCTTTTTCGGTTTCCAAAAACCGCATCTACGTATTAGACGGCTCAACCAGACAGGATGTCCAGTATTTCACACGTTCCGGTTCCTTTCTCGGGCGTTGGGATGTGAAATTTGAGAAGCCCCGTTACCTTACCGTGTCCCCTGCGGGGCCCGTATTCTTAACCGATACCGCCGGGCATCGCGTTTGGTTCTACTCGGGTTCCGGTTCGCTACTGGGAAGGTGGGGTTCCGAAGGTCGGGGCCCGGGCCAGTTCGACTACCCTCACGGGTTGGCTGTTTCCGTTACCGGGTCTAGGGTTTATATTACCGACCTGAGCACCCGCGTCCAATACTTCAACCGCAACGAGCCCGCCGTCTCCCCCGCCTCCCTCGGCCGCATCCGGGCGTTGTTCCGGTAGGGGCGACCGGCTGGTCGCCGGGGGACAAGGGGCCGTTAACCGGCGGCTTCAGCCGCCGGCTTGCTCCTTGTCGTAAGGGCCGACCTTTAGGTCGGCCCGCTTCCTTCGAAAACGGGCCGGTCTTAAGACCGGCCCCTACTTTACACCCCACCGCCGGGCGGCAAAGACGCGCTACCACTCCATCCGGGCGCCGCGCTCCGCCGGCCCGGCGAGCGCCGTATAAAGGCCGAACAACCCCTTCCGCCGGCCCGCCTCGAAGGCCGGCGTCTCCTCCAGCCGGCGCTCGAGCGCGGCCTGAACGCCCCGGCCCCGGGCGCCGCCGGCGGTCTCGACGACGTTCAGCTTCGCCCGGCCGGCGTCTATTTCTATTGTGTCGCCGTCGCGCACCGCCGCCAGTAGGCCGCCGGCCGCGGCCTCCGGCGACACGTGGCCCACGCATAAGCCCCGCGTCCCGCCCGAGAAGCGGCCGTCGGTAACGAGCGCGACGCTCGAGCCCAGCCGCGGGTGGCCGGCGAGCGCCTCCGTCAGGTAGAACAG
This window contains:
- a CDS encoding 6-bladed beta-propeller, with amino-acid sequence NVFVADHNDRVQYFTASGSFLGKLGTSGSGNGQFNSPADVAFSAKDARLYVADYNNHRIQYFVDEEQFAVSPTSLGRVKALFR